One window of the Aptenodytes patagonicus chromosome 5, bAptPat1.pri.cur, whole genome shotgun sequence genome contains the following:
- the DPCD gene encoding protein DPCD gives MAVPSWLERLRAASKTALVQDGKRKIHYLFEDGKEMAEEYDMKTGQLVSRKWREKNTLGGSGKWQIEVGEPTSPLLGALESELIKESSSNPVFMRKDTLSSFQWRIRNLPYPKEVYSVSVEKEQRCCVIRTTNKKYYKKFSIPDLDRYQLPLDAAALSFTHANNTLIITYQKPKEILAAEEQLQKELKKIKAANNGDGDCKTQ, from the exons ATGGCGGTGCCGAGCTGGCTGGAGAGGCTGCGGGCTGCCAGCAAGACAGCGCTGGTGCAGGACG GGAAGCGGAAGATCCACTACCTGTTCGAGGATGGGAAGGAGATGGCCGAAGAGTACGACATGAAGACCGGTCAGTTAGTGA GTAGAAAATGGCGAGAGAAGAACACCCTTGGGGGCTCCGGCAAGTGGCAGATTGAAGTGGGAGAGCCAACCTCGCCGCTCCTGGGAGCATTAGAATCAGAGCTCATAAAGGAAAGCAGCTCCAAT CCTGTCTTCATGAGGAAGGATACCCTGAGCAGCTTCCAGTGGCGGATCCGTAACCTGCCCTACCCCAAGGAGGTCTACAGTGTCTCTGTGGAGAAGGAGCAGCGCTGCTGTGTCATCCGGACCACCAACAAGAA GTACTACAAAAAGTTCTCTATTCCTGACCTGGACCGATACCAGCTCCCCTTGGACGCAGCTGCCCTGAGCTTCACCCATGCCAACAACACCCTTATCATCACG TACCAGAAGCCGAAGGAGATCCTGGCTGCAgaagagcagctgcagaaggagctgaagaAGATAAAGGCAGCTAACAATGGGGATGGCGACTGTAAGACCCAGTAG
- the POLL gene encoding DNA polymerase lambda, producing the protein MEPRGIVKAFPKRRKVRDDSGKSVPPKIPKEEGTEIPEAEWLKPVTAFVLQAGIGQARVEIFHKQIVQNGGVVHNQLSSEVTHVIVAEDMDCDRAFRLLKLTTLPSGLQLVKASWLSACIRDQKLLSTAGYRVFIPHRYLEEGELQKEQQQQQVLGSEEIQPSAEEVAVKPNTEARVEDSSQQGLGTLGQQQLAEKVSDDEDSEEEDASVTQGDLEALISGRYPVKSSEETSDSSSAVAQPASKWVCAHSSNSKKENHNQCITEKLEVLAKAYSVQGDKWRALGYSKAINALKSYHKPVTSYQEACKIPGIGKRMAEKILEILESGHLRKLDHISESVPVLELFSNIWGAGVKTAQMWYQQGFRTLDDIRTKATLTSQQAVGLKHYTDFLERMPREEAAEIEQTVRQAALALKPGLVCVACGSYRRGKPTCGDVDVLVTHPDGQSHRGVFSKLLDSLHRSGFLTDDLVSQEDNGDQKKYLGVCRLPGPARCHRRLDIIVVPYSEFACALLYFTGSAHFNRSMRALAKTKGMSLSEHALSSAVVRGPGGVKVASGHTLPTPTERDVFIQLGLPYREPSERDW; encoded by the exons ATGGAACCACGAGGGATTGTCAAAGCCTTTCCCaagaggaggaaggtgagggATGACTCAGGGAAGAGCGTCCCTCCAAAGATCCCAAAAGAGGAAGGAACAGAGATACCTGAGG CAGAGTGGCTGAAACCAGTCACCGCCTTTGTGTTGCAAGCCGGCATCGGCCAAGCCAGGGTGGAGATCTTCCATAAGCAGATTGTCCAGAATGGGGGTGTTGTACACAACCAGCTCTCCTCAGAGGTGACGCATGTCATTGTGGCTGAAGACATGGACTGTGATCGGGCCTTTCGGCTCCTTAAATTAACCACGCTACCTTCAGGGTTGCAGCTAGTGAAGGCATCCTGGCTAAGTGCTTGCATTAGAGACCAGAAGCTGCTGAGTACCGCTGGCTACCGTGTCTTTATCCCTCACAG GTACCTGGAGGAGGGAGAActacagaaagagcagcagcagcagcaggtcctgGGCAGTGAAGAGATCCAGCCCTCAGCAGAGGAGGTAGCAGTGAAACCAAATACTGAAGCACGGGTGGAGGATTCCTCACAGCAAGGCCTGGGCACCCTtggacagcagcagctggctgag AAAGTCTCTGATGATGAAGACAGTGAAGAAGAAGATGCTAGTGTCACCCAGGGAGATCTGGAAGCATTGATTTCTGGCCGCTACCCTGTGAAATCGTCAGAGGAGACCAGTGACAGCTCTTCCGCGGTGGCCCAACCTGCCAGCAAGTGGGTTTGTGCCCATTCTTCCAACAGCAAGAAGGAGAATCACAACCAGTGCATCACAGAGAAGCTGGAAGTGCTGGCAAAGGCCTATTCTGTCCAGGGGGACAAGTGGAGAGCTCTGGGCTACTCCAAAGCCATCAACGCACTCAAGAGCTACCACAAACCAGTCACCTCCTACCAG GAAGCCTGTAAAATCCCTGGGATTGGGAAGCGAATGGCAGAGAAGATCCTGGAGATCTTGGAGAGTGGACACCTGCGCAAGCTGGATCACATCAGTGAGAGTGTGCCTGTGCTGGAGTTGTTTTCCAACATCTGGGGAGCAGGTGTCAAGACAGCTCAGATGTGGTACCAGCAG GGTTTCCGCACACTGGATGATATCCGCACCAAGGCAACTCTCACCAGCCAGCAAGCTGTGGGACTGAAGCACTACACGGATTTCCTGGAGCGCATGCCtcgggaggaggctgcagaaatAGAACAGACC GTCAGACAAGCTGCCCTGGCCCTGAAGCCTGGGCTCGTGTGTGTGGCATGTGGCTCCTATCGTCGCGGGAAGCCCACCTGTGGAGATGTGGATGTGCTGGTCACTCACCCAGATGGGCAGTCTCACCGTGGGGTGTTCAGCAAGCTGCTTGACAGCCTCCACAGGAGCG GCTTCCTTACGGATGACCTGGTGAGTCAGGAGGACAACGGTGATCAGAAGAAGTACCTGGGGGTGTGCcgcctccccgggccagcccggTGTCACCGCCGGCTTGACATCATCGTGGTGCCTTACAGTGAGTTCGCCTGTGCCCTGCTCTACTTCACCGGCTCAGCTCACTTCAACCGTTCCATGCGGGCCCTGGCCAAGACTAAGGGCATGAGCCTCTCGGAGCATGCCCTCAGCTCGGCTGTGGTGCGAGGCCCTGGAGGCGTCAAGGTGGCATCTGGCCATACTCTGCCCACTCCCACTGAGAGAGATGTCTTCATTCAGCTGGGGCTGCCTTACCGGGAGCCCTCAGAACGGGACTGGTGA